gtaaaaaatagttacttatttcttacctttcgtttgtttttatgtGTCATTACTTAAGAATTTCCTTCTTGTTATCGAATGTGCTAGAACTAAACTCAGGCATAACAAACAAGCATACCTAGCTTTCAAATAACTATTTTTCattgtctatactaatattataaagttgaagactttgtatgtttgtttgtttgaacgcgctaatctcaggaactactggtccgatttgaaaaaatatttcagtgttagatagcctatttatcgaggaaggctttaaatcatcacgctacgaccattaggagcagagtaccagtaaaaacttacaaaaacggggataatatTCACCCATCCTCtgttacgtgacgcaagcgaagttgcgcgagtcagctagttaaggATAAGTTGAGTGGAGTTGTTAAGAAGTTGTCAGCGGCAACTTAGAACGAACTATTAACACAAGGAGCATtcaaataaagaatattaataaaaaataggttGGTCCATTAAAAGGTTTTGAGATAACATAGGCACTAATAGGCTGGTAGGTGTATAAAAAGCGAATTGAGAACTCTCTTTTCAGCTcgattaaaattttgaattaaattaaatttatttatttttttattaaattttaaattttttaaaatgattttgttaacTGGTGGGTCGAACGTCGTGATCCCACGTTCgatttacacatttattttattaaattttaatgatgaatAATTCAATGGGCATCTTTAATTCATAGTGCAACTATCtgagattaattaaaaaaaaatacagatggTTTCATCTAATGTTTCATCCACAATTATGATTTTTACTAAACCCGGAATATGTACGAAGGTGCCCCAACTATGGGGTACCTTCGTACACTCTGGTGTACTTGCGAATAAAACgacaaatataaatcaaaatacttCTATAAGTCCTTGCATAACATCCTTTATTGCTGATTGCATAAATTCTTCACCTACAGCGTGTCCACGTGTCTTTTCTGGTTTATAAGTCCAGCCACGTTGCagtggaaaaaataaataagtaggtattaaaatataggtatacgTACGAATATCGACTATAGCAAAACATAGGTAGAGAATAGCAATTAGCACGCTAATACACTAAATCGTTGCAACTTATCAGTTACATGGGTACAATTGTACGCGTTCAAATGTGCCCCATCTAGTTCTGTCCGAATGTACCCCACTAAccaaataacaacaaaatatatccttttttaatattaatagaaaaaagttataataaaatgtaggaaACGTATCTTGAGTATATTTTGCtaattactgaaataatacTCTACACgaaaacttattttatctacttaaacaaaaaccaaaacgttgataaaaaaattactcacCGAGCAAGAAAACACGTTTGTGCCTGTGACTTCACGCTCACTGGTGCAAATGGCGCGAAGCTACATTGGAGTGAAGATGGTACCGGGACTCACGCAAACATACAAAAGCAAGATCCTACGTTGTTTTAttcgaatattattttgactgtATGTATGTGCCCCGCGTACGAGGGGCAACGATCTTCCCCTATCTAGTTGTTTTTAAgtccattttttttacaaactggTATAATACTGCCCTTGATCTTGCGCCTAAAATCAAAGTGGCAACCCTGTAACACTATTTCGGAAGTTACCGCAGAGCGCAGAGTACCTAACCCATTGGGCCATCGCCCATCATTATACCTAAGCATTACCACCCACTCGTATCACTAGCGACCATGTAAACTCGTGAAGTCATCAATTACATTCGCTAATTATTCCTTTTTCAGGATACCTACTAGGGCATATGGCGCGAAATATTGAACCAAAAAAAAGCAACGACATGTTGACATGGAATTTAACCGCAGTTGCAGACAGTTTGTATAAAAAGGCTAAAAGGATATCTCCGAAAGTGATCCATCATAACGATTCGGAAAAAGTTCAAAGCAAATTGTCTGATATATTTAACTGTACCCAGATCTGCGGAATACTCAATAAATATAACCTGGCCGACTACGTCAAGAATTCCATCAATTTCCAAGTGACGAAATTAATGAGATCTGTTTATAACGCGTCCTTGTATTTAGATAGTTTAAGCTGACATTAGAAATAGATTGCAGTTGTtagaataattatgttataaattcaataagtaggtatggacattataattattactttgtaaataagtaattcTTGTACCTAGTTAACTAATAAATTACGCAGAAGTTTTCggtgaaagtaaaataataaaattaagggCCTGTGAAAAATACTTgcctattttatataaatgtaactTGCAATTTCTGATAAAATGTTGTGACTAAAATTCGagttaatattcaaatatttaatcaacAGAATAAATCGATTGTTTAAAGTGTCATGCtttgagttgttttttttaaataaaattttgcgtGCAAGACCTACATGAACCCTATTTTGaattcttgaaataaatattttttctcttacTTTACACATTTATGTActtgaagaaatattattaagtagtatATAAATTTACGACAGTAATTTTACAAGCTACAGAACagtcaatattataacaatCAATTATTTCAAGAAACGGAACgtaagtgttatattttatctGTGTGATTTGCTCATTTGCTGTTGCGTATCGAATATTTAACCAACCAATGAAATCACttctatatgtttttttttgcaaagcgGGAAAAGTATCGACCAATCCGAGAAGTTATCTCAAGCGAACGATATTGAGCGTCATTACTCTAAGCGTCATCCCGGCCCGGGTTCCGGTCCGCCATTTTGAACGGAAAGTAGAATAGAAGCGGTGCGTAAAAAGTGCGCTAGTGAAgttatagatttaatattagTGGAAATAAGTGATATCGTGTACAATGGTGCCGGTGAGTGAAAGATCTTTCGTTAATACGTGTATTTCGGTGAACGTGCGACCCGACGCTTACGAAATAACATATCGTTTCAGCAAACTAAGGTGTTCGTCGGCAGCCTGCCGCAGGGCTCTAAGCCGGAGGAGCTCCGCAAGCTATTCGAGCGCTTCGGCGTCGTGACAGAATGCGACATAATGAACCGCTGCGGGTTCGTGCACATGCAGACCGAGGACCAGGCGTCGGCGGCGATCCGCGCGCTAAATAACACGACGTTCAACGGCGGCGTCATATCGGTCGAGCGCGGTCGCATCAAGGAACGCGGGgctcgcggcggcggcggcgggcgcggcggcatGAGGGGCGGCATGCGCGGGGGCAtggagcggcgcggcggcgggcccATGCGCGGCGGAGCGCCACTGCGGGACGCGCCCTACGCCCGCGAGCGCCCCGCGCCGCACGCCCGCGGGCCGCCCGGAGCGCCCGTGCCGCTGGCGCCGCGCCCGCTGCCCTACGAGCGCGAGCGCGCGCCCCCGCCGGCCTACGACGAGCGCTACAACGGCTACGGCGGCGAGGACCGACGCGGCTTCGCGCTCATGGAGCGCGGCGCGCGGGACCCCTACGCCGCGCCGCTGCCCTACGTGCCCGACGAGCGGCGCTACGACGAGATGTCCATGTACGACGACCGGCGCGGCGCACCCATGTACGACGAGCGCGACCTGATGGACCGGCGCCCCGCCATGCCGCCCTACGAGCGAGCGCTgccgccgcgccccgcgcccatGCCCAACGGTGACATGTTCAGCAGACGATCACCCATGTGAGTCTAAAATATTGCTCTCAGTAACACTCATCAAAACATATCCCTTAAATTCCATTACTGTGGCTATTTGACAATTAGGAACACATTTAAAACAAGAATTTACCCAATTGATTAATTTAGAGTACTTACTTAGATGTTATAAAGATTCATAACTGGTATATTGATACATTTTGTGTTCCGATACATAGTAAATCATCTGTTTCTCTTGGCTTTGCAAAGGTTGATCAAATTGATGAACTTGACAACTCTCAACTAACATATTCTTACTTAGAGTGGTAAGAACGTGTTAGTTAAAGTAATACAGTTTTTGAtggtaaaaatttaaattaggtaatttattttaccgACTGAATTTAAAGAGGTTTGATAGACTAGCACATGGTGTAACTCAAATAAACATGAGATAAGTAAACAGGCATGCAGCTTGTAATCATTGTCATACTAATACTGTGACTGTGTGAGGATGACTCAGAAATGACATTGCTTATGAAAACAGACATTTCAGAAGtctcaaataattaaattttctaaatagTATATTGATGAAATGTTAAGAAGAAGGTAGATAGTAATGTTGTTATTGTGTTTCAGGAGAGGTGCAGCTGGTCCGGGAGGATACGACAGAGACCCATACGCCCAGCAGTACCCACCGATGGGACGGTAAGATCATTTACCCATGTTAGATACACCCTCCCCCACAGCTAGCGATGAGTACACAGTACAAGTTATTACAGCTCATATCCATATCCGTCATcatcaatttatatatttgttgttttatttcattcttaaaaataatatttatatatatttttcatatcaaATATCTTCAAACGATAGACTCATAATTATACCTGTCACCATAGtaaattaatactattttaaatgtgATAATAATGCCCAGCAGCTATTTGTTTGACAAGCAAAACTGTTGGTTTATTTTTACCTcaaaaaaaatatggatttGACATTCATCTATAATTTAACATGAAAAAAGAAGAGCCACTAACTTCCAGGTAAGGATGTGTGTATGCCATACCTACAGCACACCCACAGGGCACATTTTAAACGATAATTCATTGATCAGAATAGATGAAAGCAAATAAACTGTTTACTCTTCGTTAGCTGATATTATGACTCACACTTCAGTATCTCAGCAATAATAAAATCCTACCAAACTTGCggagaaaatttatttaatgtttacttGTAACTATCATGATTCAAACGTTGGCAAATACTTTCAATGCAGCTAATGTAATATTGGACTGATCAACTTAAGgtgataacatttttgttttaatataattgttgaGTGACGCTCGCCGCAGACCGCTGTGGCCGTTAGGTCGTTAACGTAACGTGCTGTGACGTTTGtgtagcggcggcggcggcgcggcgcgcggtaGGGAGCTGGCGGGCATGGGCCCTCGCCGCTACTAGCCGGCCCACCGCAGCACTAGGCTAAGCGAGTAGTTATAACCACGTGACGAACAAACTGTACACGCCACTCGCCGCGTTACGTCGCGCAGCGGGCGCGCCGGTCCATAGACCGTAGCTTGTAAGTCCAGAACGAGTGAAATAGAATTATGTGAATcactttttaattgtaataaatgagAGATATATTGACGGAACGTTTTCATTTCACCCGCTGACAATTGACTACATGTTCCATGTAATATAAGATCGTAATAGATTTGTATAATTGATTGGATTGAGTTTCGCTAAATGATAAGTCTTAAGTATTAAGGAACATTGTTTAAgctgtatatttttctttttagattAAATACCTTAGAAgaaaatttttactttaattacttttccGGCACTAAAATCTTCATGCATGATACCCTAGAAACCTTGGCTTGGAATACTGCTTCTCCTTGGTTGCGGTACTTCTGTATAAACTTGTGGTTTTATTGCAGGATACCTATATGACGCGCGATCGCATATACTAATTATTCCAAAACTAAATTATGCGTCAGGCATTCATAAATGTGGCGGTGCGTTCGGTAATCTCGATTTATTCATTCAGTTAAAAATTTTACATCACAAGATCGTGAGACCCGATAGCGTAAATGTGACCCgtaatgaaacaaaattataatataataatcagtAAAACCAAAATGTCGATCATATACTTGGTCGGAACGCACCCCAGCCTGTTTGCATACAATTGGCTTTAAAGTACGTGGATCACAGCTGTCTGTCGTATGTTGGCGAAGTTGAGCGACGCGTAGGGCACGAGGCCCTGCTCCGTACTACTTGTACATGTATCTAACGTTGTCGAGCGGCGACACACACAAGTGCGTGCGAGTCCTTTCAGATAGTTAGTTGCGGCATGCGATGCGAGCGTTACGGCGGCGATGCGTAGTCGATGCTAGAGCAACGGCGTTACGCTGTATACGTTAGGCGACATCGGCTGAAGAACCAGGATTGCGAAATATACAAATCGTAAGTACGGCTGAATAGAGCAACTCGTTGTGCGGCGCGTCTCGACATGCGCATTACAAACGAtacgttatttttttgtaacaacgTCGCACTGTACTGTTTCATACTATTACCTCGTGCTCGTCTATCCGGATACCCTGACGGCCGATAATAATCTATGGTGACTGCTCTCAGAGCTAGTTATACTCAGCGTTTAAACCCTTAGTCACATCTTCAATGTCAATGCGCTAAAAAAGTCTAAATGAACTTCGACTTCGCTGCATTGAGTTttacattaatgttttaataatgatgTATTCAACAGGAGTTGGACGCCCGGCTGAAGGAGCCGTACATGAGATCTATGGACCCTGGACTCGGGAAACGTGCGCTGAAAATGGGGAAAGCCACTTCTGCAATTATGGAGAAGTTAGGTGAACTCTtcctaatattaataaatgatgtTAAATGTATTCCTTGTTTTAATTCTACTTCAATTTATACCTAGTATCAAATGTGAGTAAATAAAAACCCTGCAGAAAATATACGTAACCCTAAATTAAACGAATATGCAATATTTCTacatagtccattgaaatgttacaatttgagggccgagtattgcatttcttagaggacgcaattttatttttgggacatgtagggggggtcaatagaagcttaacttgaagtttgtggggtcgccacccttgtcccccggccgccatcttggaaaaggtgtggaaacacttttttcgctatatcttggaaactatgcgtcttacaataaaattgtaaagcataatttgtagcaaattattttgtctacaaatatgtttaataactttttgtcctatattaacaattaaagaagttataagcaaaatagtgaattttttttttacaaaaattttctttccgaatccggtctatttcggagcgctgttactgagtttctaattaatgaaattaaaaaaaatatagggtaAAATTTTCCTCGCAAAATTCTCTACAAGATTCGtctgagttaattttttttaatatattcatatcagcttagccttttttccaaactatgttggagtcggcttccagtctcaccagatgcagctgaataccagtgttttacttggagtgactgcctgtctgacctccacaacccatttacctgggatataaaacgatacccctcgttaagactggttgtcagactttcaagcttctaagtactgttaacggctgtcaaatatcttcgaaaatgacagctgggacctacaatttaaagtgccttccgaaatagggaggaactcgatatgtgtaagatggtcacccatccaccaaacaacctcggcaagcgtagcttaacttcagagacccatccgcgcggctggcgctaaaaaaagttatagagcaataaagaaaataactataaaaaaaattgcacttttttgcttataacttctttaattgttaatttaggacaaaaagttatggaacatatttgtagacaaaataatttgctacaaattatgcttttaattGCTTGCTttttgcgtcctctaataaatgtaaatctcatgtaacatttcaatggactaacaTAATTACTTAATGGCTGGCTTCATAAGTAGTCGACGCTCGTAGAGGGactaaccttttcaccgccagagtaatattgaaaatcggtgttccccacgccaagcaataaattccttcgtttatacctacaaaataatagtcacgggaaaagtgtatatcgataaaacttcgattaattttacgtgttcttatattatgagtaaaaattgcataaaagtaccacaaaattttattgaatttctcccatgtgtcaactttacactactcagtactcattacccaaaaataacaatgatatacacgaacaatttgcataaaaaaagtacttaattcaaatattttattcaaaaagtcacagcactaatcccagttgtgacgacaccttttgacgttaagaaacgccactggcgtggtcagcgctgcgatttcaaattttgccgccttatattagagatgtaccgtaaaacggggtgaatagaaacaattttcaactttgtcctaaaaatttgtagcgaataacttgttatttttattgtcaggttgttttatatcatgtccggcgccatgaagaaagagttaaaaccatatttgtccaaaaatatgcatagttttacgatatttcattaaaaaaatggtcaatttctattcacccagcgataggggtgaatcgaaacaaccaaaggggtgaatggaaaaattgtgttttaaaacgttttttcagttaacaatattgtatctttatagataaatatacacctaaagagataaacactccaaacaactcattagaaaagaaattccactttaaaaccaaagttttgaaaaaaatgtatggaccattaaggcattcgaggacggttgactttgaagcaattttttgggtataaatatcaatttaaacatttaaacaattatgacaccgcagagaagtaatatcgacgtgtaatcatttcaaatttgaacaaaattcttaaacgaggagtactcaaacattgggcttgaaaactttcctgattttttttctattcaccccgcgaattctattcaccccgttttacggtaccagtgtggcaagtcggagtgaagtataatatatcgttacgtttaatcattcatctgaatacgttaaattataatcaatactcaattttgcacaattgtttcgtactcgtataaaaacgcatcaatatctgttgcgtagttttaaagatttaagcatacaaatatactatgtagtgataacatatttctaatattgaataacgacaaaagtagtaactatacctaaaaggtacaataaacatagatagtacgtattggcatgataactgtgtttttttgttagtcctacaacattaataatacctttattgtttgtttaatgtattcaaacaataacttacctctaaatcgtcactccttaaagattctgcttcagaatatgtaacatcatcttctacaccttctaacactctcaacagctcttctgtcgtcatttgacttgaagacatttttgtggcgcagatggtgtacgaaaaatttattatacacaagaatttatgtacctattattaataacgtattgcaacaacactacgagtgtccagcagcgcgggtgacgtcagagcgcgccgtctgattccgtcagtggcgtacgaagcactgtaagggattccgctaatagagatgcgcgagagttgccacaaaatgatcgatttgcacttatttagtcatgagtttatcactagatatggtagttttattacatatttaggtttgtattgaatctaatttaaaacatatcagacaaaaattttttttttcagaaaggagtgaagtatttcaatttgttttcgaaatattgcataaagtgtttagattgtagtccttttccttgcacatcactagttgacgcgtcttcacgtctgtggcgtggatttgcgggctaaatttatacattttgcatgatgatttactttgtttttttttcaggtacaactgtctaattattatatgtctttgtgtaataatgtaataaatatgtttaggtaataataacaggagaaagaaaacacttgaaacgtattgttgtatgtttattttgaactataaaaaagtgatatttttgacgtgctatcacgtcgatggcgtcgtgagcgattttcaattttacgtctcttaacgtccgtggcggtgaaaaggttagaATAGTCGCGTTGACCACTCATTGATTGATTCCAATAGGCAGTTATTTGATCCGTTGTGGGCCGTCTTAGCCCTTACTTGATACGCCAAATTCATTTTAGCGGCCCATTATTTACCCCCGTTTTCctagtacatttagcggtagttctattcgatagcgttttttttctttaagggTTTTAGCGccattgaatatataaactaccggtaaatgtccctcagaaaccgggggttagttaaCGACACGCGCAGTTAGGGCCCTGGTGTCAGGAAGGCAAGGGTCGGCCGCTATTATTTTGCCAAAAATAACGGCCTGCTAACGCACTGGATAGCGACGATGCGAGTGTATCAGTGAAGGATTACAAccacataaacaaaacaaatacagaaaaaaacaatttatttctagtTTTACATTAGGTTTATccaattaacattaaaataaaactcgtaccaatgtttttacaaaattatttattttaattaagttctacatttaaatattatttacagtttGAGATCCCGTGGATCGTGTCACACGATTCTTAAAGTTTGACTCCCGGTCTTATCATGTCTTTGCAACCTTGTCGCTCACCAACTGGTTAATTCCTTTTACTATAActacacaaatattaaaaaaaaaaacaatcatctATGCCAATAATGGAATAAAACTGGAGTATTCTGGACAAAAACTGGAATTCTGTGAGTAATAAAGACCAATAATACGATTTAGTCTGCATACGGTTGTatgtgagaaaataaaataaattcaaacacCCAATTCTAGTGCATTTCATAACATTACACTAATTTCATAACAACTGTAAAccatttacaaataataatcgTCGAATATGTCTAGTTGCGTAATGTCACAGTGTAAAGGGAATCAGTAGGCGTTTACCAATGCGGATGGTTGAGCGATATATTGCAGTAGGCATGTCTGACGCGGGCGCCAAAGAGCACGGACTAGTGGTTGTCCATATACTGTAGCTCGGAGAGGAGCAGGACCGTGTTGGGCAACGGTCGCGGCTGCGGCGACAGAATTGTCAGCATCTGCCGCTCCATGTCCACCGCCGTTCTGTCAAgtatatataaaactataaattacacttatagataaaaaaataattaaagcagaTTAACTCGAAAATAACTCAATGCAAAAAATAAGTaacttattgtatttaatacttTACATAACGAGGCGTCACGAGACGTTCATAAAAAACTAGTATTTGCAAGACTAACCCCTGGTTTTTTaggtacattcagcggtagtttatctattcaatactgtcaaaactcaaaaaataacgctattgaatagataaactaccgctaaatgtacttcaaaacCGGGGGTAAACGGTCTTCACTCGGCGAGTTCAGTTCTATCAGGTTCCTGGTGATCTTGTAGTTTAGAATATAAGTAAGAATGAACTTCACCGGCCAATATCTTCATCAAAAGCAAATCTGACTATACTATACTTTGGCTATAGTACAGTCAGATTTGCCCCGACTACACAAATGTCAAGTCAAAGTCAATAGCTTATGCGGCCGTTTTAGATATGCATGAACAGAACCGGTCGTAAGTGTTGCGACACAAGAAGTGACAAGAGCACACTCACACGCACACGAAGCCGGCGAGGTTGGAGTGCAGCACGTGGTCGTCGGGCCCGGCCGCGAAGCTCACGGCCAGCAGGCGGTGCTGCAGCGCGGCGGAGGGCCACACGGCCACCAGCTTGGTGAGCGCGTCCTCGGCGCGCATGCCCAGCGGCAGGCACGAGTCGGGCAGCGACGCCGCGCCCACCTGCACCCACCGCACTCATAACACTCACGATAACATTTTTAGCACTGCTATTGctaaaaaatcaaatattctAAGTCACACAGCTACttgtcgcacaaataatattgctcagtgtgagaatcgaacccacgacctcccgacgctatggtagtggcgtggcgaccattTTAACCACTGTTCCACGGAAATCGTCTAAATTTCAAATTTCTTTGTTAAAAGtctttaattttagtttttattaaaaagtaaaagctgattaatttatcacaaaatattagtGAAAAGACAAAAAGTGAACAATG
Above is a window of Anticarsia gemmatalis isolate Benzon Research Colony breed Stoneville strain chromosome 19, ilAntGemm2 primary, whole genome shotgun sequence DNA encoding:
- the LOC142981320 gene encoding uncharacterized protein LOC142981320, giving the protein MSIERRSCVSPAPHVTKRLFAVIVLLTGLLCMFGGYLLGHMARNIEPKKSNDMLTWNLTAVADSLYKKAKRISPKVIHHNDSEKVQSKLSDIFNCTQICGILNKYNLADYVKNSINFQVTKLMRSVYNASLYLDSLS
- the LOC142981318 gene encoding uncharacterized protein LOC142981318 isoform X2 — its product is MVPQTKVFVGSLPQGSKPEELRKLFERFGVVTECDIMNRCGFVHMQTEDQASAAIRALNNTTFNGGVISVERGRIKERGARGGGGGRGGMRGGMRGGMERRGGGPMRGGAPLRDAPYARERPAPHARGPPGAPVPLAPRPLPYERERAPPPAYDERYNGYGGEDRRGFALMERGARDPYAAPLPYVPDERRYDEMSMYDDRRGAPMYDERDLMDRRPAMPPYERALPPRPAPMPNGDMFSRRSPMRGAAGPGGYDRDPYAQQYPPMGRSWTPG
- the LOC142981318 gene encoding uncharacterized protein LOC142981318 isoform X3 — encoded protein: MVPQTKVFVGSLPQGSKPEELRKLFERFGVVTECDIMNRCGFVHMQTEDQASAAIRALNNTTFNGGVISVERGRIKERGARGGGGGRGGMRGGMRGGMERRGGGPMRGGAPLRDAPYARERPAPHARGPPGAPVPLAPRPLPYERERAPPPAYDERYNGYGGEDRRGFALMERGARDPYAAPLPYVPDERRYDEMSMYDDRRGAPMYDERDLMDRRPAMPPYERALPPRPAPMPNGDMFSRRSPMRGAAGPGGYDRDPYAQQYPPMGR
- the LOC142981318 gene encoding uncharacterized protein LOC142981318 isoform X1; protein product: MVPQTKVFVGSLPQGSKPEELRKLFERFGVVTECDIMNRCGFVHMQTEDQASAAIRALNNTTFNGGVISVERGRIKERGARGGGGGRGGMRGGMRGGMERRGGGPMRGGAPLRDAPYARERPAPHARGPPGAPVPLAPRPLPYERERAPPPAYDERYNGYGGEDRRGFALMERGARDPYAAPLPYVPDERRYDEMSMYDDRRGAPMYDERDLMDRRPAMPPYERALPPRPAPMPNGDMFSRRSPMRGAAGPGGYDRDPYAQQYPPMGRGGGGAARGRELAGMGPRRY